One Echeneis naucrates chromosome 1, fEcheNa1.1, whole genome shotgun sequence DNA segment encodes these proteins:
- the LOC115046035 gene encoding peroxisome proliferator-activated receptor gamma coactivator-related protein 1 isoform X2: MWSGKMAARWRGKDGDLNGDNRDFPADNTRNELILSRDLVKDVDMEPQSCADHSILAILEDSTVGSEGKSVVEEENEALLSALSEMLDSGEDDDGTLFPFHVLTDAKLLNHPEHRSSSVVMSPADRQRPRPKSPNMTFTIKSDGEKEDGNSIKRSSFPQLVTQESQTLFHKKSKKADNGVDVFTSTSLVNLVKLMHPYCLKLHVEEGEKLSNDPTIFSKEVVLRYERPTEESDEEINVVSDDEEAVKEAKGKEVGDEKRDDSKVLKSVLVNGYSSTALPCRGKKRVRFGPVQVASFHESVEKALNKKNLTSDSMPDQLSSTKALRNPAGSACEHQTTMSSERSSDKGDALTAKGETKAKSLSLQQYRQLRQRRQPLVEKQGNYTTKWPSVPEPPKELSPILCLPGQRQNSCGPKTTPHCPKLTRFSPGHLHKFGNRTSCHYASLSPRPSPPETKRPRTESKTISPASPLPDVATYPNVNVSENKSSPVKKPILISSDPPNPVLVPLPVSQTASPSTARPSSESPEEILSIDLTLQSTTHLQKIHNDSSAAFPQKQPPSSEKLPVLLVKQKGYSLLQEIKNKLTEMASDAICRPPALCPASTCPDSRFNEPQTEKKSLTQTKGIKLQPKPPQSLSPVSVRRIKCPTSMPRSAQPPSPTDDPILMKDEMLPSAPSSISSPQEQPPAAKVAISDSGIQAPDLTSLLEQFEETQSKEERAGKSGPKIPQTDGHMDKNQPVGSEKTSRLPPSLSVEPVDLLKLSQKTLRSLPELQTLDAVDIPEPMGTEIILSTQQEHPTSRKNPPSKAIQIIDPRPLPTKKTPISTTEPRTAHSSPHTFSSVSCDHDYCGPVDHSLTSVTQRSRAKLSLLKDVSEVSNEFQVTTLNLSAAAGLQTQTSTGQTKSVSRHHSEQPRTRSDTKPLAEKALLFSGCSAASGDGGAEQHETAPCSLPTPPPSPSVRGREKRRFRRRSPHSDSSSDSITSSSRCSSSSSSSSSASRSPKRRRLHRKHSESSSCSSSPCHSISHSPPRHYRLPFSRSRCSRSRSRSWSQSRSRSPSPQICHRGWKSSYSRETRKLRREHEMRIQKLKAIDERRVVYVGRIRSSMTHDELRERFSQFGEVECVSLHFRDRGDHYGFVTFYNMKDAFTAIDNGGKIRKPDELPFDICFGGRRQFCNSHYSDLDANRDADPPPPRRRFDDLDFDSLLKQAQRGLKR, from the exons ATGTGGAGCGGCAAGATGGCGGCGCGGTGGAGAGGGAAAGACGGGGATTTAAATGGCGATAACCGCGACTTTCCGGCCGACAACACCCGCAATGAG TTGATCCTGAGCAGAGACCTCGTTAAAGATGTGGACATGGAGCCTCAGTCCTGTGCAGATCACTCCATCCTGGCCATATTAGAGGACTCCACAGTGGGCTCAGAG GGTAAGAGCGtagtggaggaggagaatgaggCTCTGCTTTCAGCCTTGTCTGAGATGCTGGACAGTGGGGAGGATGATGATGGGactctttttccctttcatgTTTTAACAGACGCCAAGCTCCTCAACCACCCAGAACACAGGAGCAGCTCAGTG GTGATGTCacctgctgacagacagagaccaagacCCAAATCACCAAATATGACATTCACTATAAAGAGTGATGGAGAAAAGGAAGATGGAAATTCAATTAAGAGAAGCAGCTTCCCACAGCTGGTCACACAAGAGAgtcaaacattgtttcacaaaaaatcaaagaaagcaGACAATGGTGTTGATGTCTTCACCTCAACTTCCCTGGTCAACCTGGTTAAGCTCATGCACCCCTACTGTCTGAAGCTGCATgtagaggagggggagaaactGAGTAATGACCCAACAATATTCTCCAAGGAGGTGGTGTTAAGGTACGAGAGGCCCACTGAGGAGAGTGATGAAGAGATAAATGTCGTATCTGATGATGAAGAAGCCGTGAAAGAGGCAAAGGGGAAAGAAGTGGGAGATGAAAAAAGAGACGATAGCAAAGTCCTGAAGAGTGTGTTAGTGAATGGATACTCATCCACAGCTCTGCCATGCAGGGGGAAGAAAAGAGTGCGCTTTGGCCCAGTTCAAGTGGCTTCATTTCACGAATCAGTTGAAAAAGCATTGAACAAGAAAAACCTAACAAGTGACAGCATGCCAGATCAACTGAGTAGCACAAAGGCACTTAGAAATCCAGCTGGGTCAGCATGTGAGCACCAGACAACTATGTCCTCAGAAAGGAGCAGTGACAAGGGTGATGCTTTGACCGCTAAAGGGGAGACCAAGGCCAAAtcactcagcctccagcagTACAGACAGCTGCGCCAGAGAAGACAGCCCCTGGTGGAGAAACAGGGGAACTATACAACCAAGTGGCCCTCTGTCCCTGAGCCCCCCAAAGAGCTATCCCCCATCCTCTGTTTACCGGGACAAAGACAGAATAGCTGTGGACCAAAGACAACACCCCACTGTCCAAAGCTGACCAGATTCAGTCCTGGTCATCTGCATAAATTTGGTAACAGGACCTCATGCCATTATGCCTCTCTCTCACCAAGGCCCAGTCCACCAGAGACAAAACGCCCAAGAACTGAATCCAAAACCATCTCACCTGCTAGTCCACTCCCAGATGTAGCAACTTACCCAAATGTTAATGTATCggaaaacaaaagcagtccAGTAAAGAAACCAATATTGATTAGTAGCGATCCGCCAAATCCTGTCCTTGTGCCCTTGCCAGTTAGTCAAACAGCATCACCTTCCACCGCCCGCCCCTCATCAGAGTCCCCAGAGGAGATCCTCAGCATAGACCTCACCCTCCAGAGCACTACACATTTACAGAAGATCCACAATGACTCCTCAGCAGCATTTCCTCAAAAACAGCCACCCTCCTCCGAGAAGCTTCCAGTGTTGTTAGTAAAACAGAAGGGTTACTCTCTACTTCAAGAAATTAAGAACAAGTTGACTGAGATGGCCTCAGATGCCATCTGTAGACCTCCAGCACTTTGTCCTGCCTCAACATGCCCAGATTCACGGTTCAATGaaccacagacagagaaaaaaagtcTGACCCAAACAAAAGGAATCAAGCTTCAACCAAAGCCTCCTCAGTCACTAAGTCCAGTTTCAGTGAGGCGTATAAAGTGTCCTACTTCCATGCCACGTTCTGCCCAACCACCTTCTCCCACAGATGACCCCATACTAATGAAGGACGAGATGTTACCAAGTGCTCCCTCAAGTATCTCCTCTCCTCAGGAACAACCACCCGCCGCCAAGGTTGCAATATCTGACTCAG GCATTCAAGCCCCTGACTTGACCAGCCTACTGGAACAGTTTGAGGAAACACAAT CTAAAGAGGAGAGAGCTGGTAAGAGTGGTCCCAAGATCCCACAAACAGATGGACACATGGATAAAAATCAGCCTGTAGGATCAGAGAAAACCTCCAGACTGCCACCATCCCTCTCTGTGGAACCAGTTGATCTTTTAAAATTGTCTCAGAAAACACTCAGGAGTCTGCCAGAGCTCCAAACATTAGATGCTGTGGACATCCCCGAGCCCATGGGCACTGAAATCATCCTCAGCACTCAGCAGGAACACCCCACAAGCCGCAAAAATCCTCCCTCCAAGGCCATTCAGATTATCGACCCCCGTCCTCTGCCTACAAAGAAGACTCCCATCAGCACTACAGAGCCCCGCACGGCTCACTCTTCTCCTCACACGTTTTCATCTGTATCCTGTGATCATGATTACTGTGGGCCCGTGGATCATTCGCTTACCAGTGTGACACAGCGTAGCCGAGCTAAGCTGTCTTTACTCAAGGATGTTTCTGAAGTTAGTAACGAATTTCAGGTGACCACTCTCAACTtaagtgctgctgctggtttacAAACACAGACGTCAACAGGACAGACAAAGTCTGTGTCGCGGCATCACTCTGAGCAACCCAGGACTCGATCAGACACAAAGCCATTAGCAGAAAAagctctgctgttttcaggctgcagcGCTGCCTCAGGAGATGGTGGAGCAGAGCAACACGAGACAGCCCCGTGCAGCCTCCCTACACCCCCACCCAGCCCCTCcgtcagagggagagagaagaggaggttTCGGAGAAGATCTCCTCATTCTGACTCCAGCTCAGACAGTATCACAAGCAGCTCTCGttgctcctcctcatcctcttcctccagctctgcatCTCGCTCTCCAAAAAGACGGAG GCTCCATCGCAAACATTCAGAGAGCAGCTCATGTTCATCATCTCCATGTCACTCCATTTCCCACTCCCCACCTCGACACTACAGGCTGCCTTTCTCCAGATCTAGATGTAGCAGGTCACGATCCAGATCTTGGTCCCAATCCAGATCCCGATCACCATCCCCACAGATTTGCCATAGGGGGTGGAAAAGTAGTTACAG cagagagaccaGGAAACTCAGGAGGGAGCATGAGATGAGGATTCAGAAACTTAAAGCTATA GATGAGCGCAGGGTGGTGTATGTTGGCCGCATCCGCAGTTCAATGACCCATGATGAACTCAGAGAGCGGTTCTCTCAATTCGGAGAGGTGGAATGTGTGTCGCTGCACTTCAGAGACAGAGG CGACCACTATGGCTTTGTGACATTCTACAACATGAAGGATGCTTTCACAGCCATAGACAACGGCGGTAAAATACGGAAGCCTGATGAGCTGCCGTTTGACATCTGCTTCGGTGGCAGACGACAGTTCTGCAACTCACACTACTCTGATCTGG ATGCAAACAGAGATGCAGACCCGCCGCCTCCCAGACGCAGGTTTGATGACCTGGACTTTGACTCATTGCTGAAACAGGCCCAGAGGGGATTAAAGAGGTAG
- the LOC115046035 gene encoding peroxisome proliferator-activated receptor gamma coactivator-related protein 1 isoform X1, producing the protein MWSGKMAARWRGKDGDLNGDNRDFPADNTRNELILSRDLVKDVDMEPQSCADHSILAILEDSTVGSEGKSVVEEENEALLSALSEMLDSGEDDDGTLFPFHVLTDAKLLNHPEHRSSSVVMSPADRQRPRPKSPNMTFTIKSDGEKEDGNSIKRSSFPQLVTQESQTLFHKKSKKADNGVDVFTSTSLVNLVKLMHPYCLKLHVEEGEKLSNDPTIFSKEVVLRYERPTEESDEEINVVSDDEEAVKEAKGKEVGDEKRDDSKVLKSVLVNGYSSTALPCRGKKRVRFGPVQVASFHESVEKALNKKNLTSDSMPDQLSSTKALRNPAGSACEHQTTMSSERSSDKGDALTAKGETKAKSLSLQQYRQLRQRRQPLVEKQGNYTTKWPSVPEPPKELSPILCLPGQRQNSCGPKTTPHCPKLTRFSPGHLHKFGNRTSCHYASLSPRPSPPETKRPRTESKTISPASPLPDVATYPNVNVSENKSSPVKKPILISSDPPNPVLVPLPVSQTASPSTARPSSESPEEILSIDLTLQSTTHLQKIHNDSSAAFPQKQPPSSEKLPVLLVKQKGYSLLQEIKNKLTEMASDAICRPPALCPASTCPDSRFNEPQTEKKSLTQTKGIKLQPKPPQSLSPVSVRRIKCPTSMPRSAQPPSPTDDPILMKDEMLPSAPSSISSPQEQPPAAKVAISDSGIQAPDLTSLLEQFEETQSKEERAGKSGPKIPQTDGHMDKNQPVGSEKTSRLPPSLSVEPVDLLKLSQKTLRSLPELQTLDAVDIPEPMGTEIILSTQQEHPTSRKNPPSKAIQIIDPRPLPTKKTPISTTEPRTAHSSPHTFSSVSCDHDYCGPVDHSLTSVTQRSRAKLSLLKDVSEVSNEFQVTTLNLSAAAGLQTQTSTGQTKSVSRHHSEQPRTRSDTKPLAEKALLFSGCSAASGDGGAEQHETAPCSLPTPPPSPSVRGREKRRFRRRSPHSDSSSDSITSSSRCSSSSSSSSSASRSPKRRRLHRKHSESSSCSSSPCHSISHSPPRHYRLPFSRSRCSRSRSRSWSQSRSRSPSPQICHRGWKSSYSSRETRKLRREHEMRIQKLKAIDERRVVYVGRIRSSMTHDELRERFSQFGEVECVSLHFRDRGDHYGFVTFYNMKDAFTAIDNGGKIRKPDELPFDICFGGRRQFCNSHYSDLDANRDADPPPPRRRFDDLDFDSLLKQAQRGLKR; encoded by the exons ATGTGGAGCGGCAAGATGGCGGCGCGGTGGAGAGGGAAAGACGGGGATTTAAATGGCGATAACCGCGACTTTCCGGCCGACAACACCCGCAATGAG TTGATCCTGAGCAGAGACCTCGTTAAAGATGTGGACATGGAGCCTCAGTCCTGTGCAGATCACTCCATCCTGGCCATATTAGAGGACTCCACAGTGGGCTCAGAG GGTAAGAGCGtagtggaggaggagaatgaggCTCTGCTTTCAGCCTTGTCTGAGATGCTGGACAGTGGGGAGGATGATGATGGGactctttttccctttcatgTTTTAACAGACGCCAAGCTCCTCAACCACCCAGAACACAGGAGCAGCTCAGTG GTGATGTCacctgctgacagacagagaccaagacCCAAATCACCAAATATGACATTCACTATAAAGAGTGATGGAGAAAAGGAAGATGGAAATTCAATTAAGAGAAGCAGCTTCCCACAGCTGGTCACACAAGAGAgtcaaacattgtttcacaaaaaatcaaagaaagcaGACAATGGTGTTGATGTCTTCACCTCAACTTCCCTGGTCAACCTGGTTAAGCTCATGCACCCCTACTGTCTGAAGCTGCATgtagaggagggggagaaactGAGTAATGACCCAACAATATTCTCCAAGGAGGTGGTGTTAAGGTACGAGAGGCCCACTGAGGAGAGTGATGAAGAGATAAATGTCGTATCTGATGATGAAGAAGCCGTGAAAGAGGCAAAGGGGAAAGAAGTGGGAGATGAAAAAAGAGACGATAGCAAAGTCCTGAAGAGTGTGTTAGTGAATGGATACTCATCCACAGCTCTGCCATGCAGGGGGAAGAAAAGAGTGCGCTTTGGCCCAGTTCAAGTGGCTTCATTTCACGAATCAGTTGAAAAAGCATTGAACAAGAAAAACCTAACAAGTGACAGCATGCCAGATCAACTGAGTAGCACAAAGGCACTTAGAAATCCAGCTGGGTCAGCATGTGAGCACCAGACAACTATGTCCTCAGAAAGGAGCAGTGACAAGGGTGATGCTTTGACCGCTAAAGGGGAGACCAAGGCCAAAtcactcagcctccagcagTACAGACAGCTGCGCCAGAGAAGACAGCCCCTGGTGGAGAAACAGGGGAACTATACAACCAAGTGGCCCTCTGTCCCTGAGCCCCCCAAAGAGCTATCCCCCATCCTCTGTTTACCGGGACAAAGACAGAATAGCTGTGGACCAAAGACAACACCCCACTGTCCAAAGCTGACCAGATTCAGTCCTGGTCATCTGCATAAATTTGGTAACAGGACCTCATGCCATTATGCCTCTCTCTCACCAAGGCCCAGTCCACCAGAGACAAAACGCCCAAGAACTGAATCCAAAACCATCTCACCTGCTAGTCCACTCCCAGATGTAGCAACTTACCCAAATGTTAATGTATCggaaaacaaaagcagtccAGTAAAGAAACCAATATTGATTAGTAGCGATCCGCCAAATCCTGTCCTTGTGCCCTTGCCAGTTAGTCAAACAGCATCACCTTCCACCGCCCGCCCCTCATCAGAGTCCCCAGAGGAGATCCTCAGCATAGACCTCACCCTCCAGAGCACTACACATTTACAGAAGATCCACAATGACTCCTCAGCAGCATTTCCTCAAAAACAGCCACCCTCCTCCGAGAAGCTTCCAGTGTTGTTAGTAAAACAGAAGGGTTACTCTCTACTTCAAGAAATTAAGAACAAGTTGACTGAGATGGCCTCAGATGCCATCTGTAGACCTCCAGCACTTTGTCCTGCCTCAACATGCCCAGATTCACGGTTCAATGaaccacagacagagaaaaaaagtcTGACCCAAACAAAAGGAATCAAGCTTCAACCAAAGCCTCCTCAGTCACTAAGTCCAGTTTCAGTGAGGCGTATAAAGTGTCCTACTTCCATGCCACGTTCTGCCCAACCACCTTCTCCCACAGATGACCCCATACTAATGAAGGACGAGATGTTACCAAGTGCTCCCTCAAGTATCTCCTCTCCTCAGGAACAACCACCCGCCGCCAAGGTTGCAATATCTGACTCAG GCATTCAAGCCCCTGACTTGACCAGCCTACTGGAACAGTTTGAGGAAACACAAT CTAAAGAGGAGAGAGCTGGTAAGAGTGGTCCCAAGATCCCACAAACAGATGGACACATGGATAAAAATCAGCCTGTAGGATCAGAGAAAACCTCCAGACTGCCACCATCCCTCTCTGTGGAACCAGTTGATCTTTTAAAATTGTCTCAGAAAACACTCAGGAGTCTGCCAGAGCTCCAAACATTAGATGCTGTGGACATCCCCGAGCCCATGGGCACTGAAATCATCCTCAGCACTCAGCAGGAACACCCCACAAGCCGCAAAAATCCTCCCTCCAAGGCCATTCAGATTATCGACCCCCGTCCTCTGCCTACAAAGAAGACTCCCATCAGCACTACAGAGCCCCGCACGGCTCACTCTTCTCCTCACACGTTTTCATCTGTATCCTGTGATCATGATTACTGTGGGCCCGTGGATCATTCGCTTACCAGTGTGACACAGCGTAGCCGAGCTAAGCTGTCTTTACTCAAGGATGTTTCTGAAGTTAGTAACGAATTTCAGGTGACCACTCTCAACTtaagtgctgctgctggtttacAAACACAGACGTCAACAGGACAGACAAAGTCTGTGTCGCGGCATCACTCTGAGCAACCCAGGACTCGATCAGACACAAAGCCATTAGCAGAAAAagctctgctgttttcaggctgcagcGCTGCCTCAGGAGATGGTGGAGCAGAGCAACACGAGACAGCCCCGTGCAGCCTCCCTACACCCCCACCCAGCCCCTCcgtcagagggagagagaagaggaggttTCGGAGAAGATCTCCTCATTCTGACTCCAGCTCAGACAGTATCACAAGCAGCTCTCGttgctcctcctcatcctcttcctccagctctgcatCTCGCTCTCCAAAAAGACGGAG GCTCCATCGCAAACATTCAGAGAGCAGCTCATGTTCATCATCTCCATGTCACTCCATTTCCCACTCCCCACCTCGACACTACAGGCTGCCTTTCTCCAGATCTAGATGTAGCAGGTCACGATCCAGATCTTGGTCCCAATCCAGATCCCGATCACCATCCCCACAGATTTGCCATAGGGGGTGGAAAAGTAGTTACAG cagcagagagaccaGGAAACTCAGGAGGGAGCATGAGATGAGGATTCAGAAACTTAAAGCTATA GATGAGCGCAGGGTGGTGTATGTTGGCCGCATCCGCAGTTCAATGACCCATGATGAACTCAGAGAGCGGTTCTCTCAATTCGGAGAGGTGGAATGTGTGTCGCTGCACTTCAGAGACAGAGG CGACCACTATGGCTTTGTGACATTCTACAACATGAAGGATGCTTTCACAGCCATAGACAACGGCGGTAAAATACGGAAGCCTGATGAGCTGCCGTTTGACATCTGCTTCGGTGGCAGACGACAGTTCTGCAACTCACACTACTCTGATCTGG ATGCAAACAGAGATGCAGACCCGCCGCCTCCCAGACGCAGGTTTGATGACCTGGACTTTGACTCATTGCTGAAACAGGCCCAGAGGGGATTAAAGAGGTAG